TGTGTCCGATTCCCAACTCGCCACTGGCACTCTCGGGAGTCTTCTCCGAATGAATTTCTACGCGCTTTATTATTATGGCGGCGATACCGGCAAGAATGAGCGTTAGAGCTATAAGTAGATACAAGGCGTTCATAGTTTTAAAAGCTCCCGTTTTTCGATCTTTCGCACAAGACGGCTGAGGCGATTATTCAGTTCATCGATCTCCCGCATCCTATGCTCCGGGATGCGACCGAGACAGCTCTCAACGATCTTCTTGGCGCGTCGCATATCCTTAGTTTTGTGCTCATAGTATTTGGCGAGTTCCACATACGGAAGCAGATGGAAAGGGGCCGGTTCTTCAATCATCTCGAGCCACAACGCCTCCGCATCACGCCACCGCCCCTCCGATTTGTGAAGCATGGAAAGATGCGACGACACCTGAAGTTTCCCGCTGGAAGATAATACTCCTTCTCTTGCTCTCTTGAAGGATTCAACGGCTCTCCTCTTCTCTCCCAGCCTGTTCAGAATCTTTCCGCGCGAAAAATGAATCTGTGGCGTCTGCTCATCCTCTGACGCCTTAATCGCCTCCCACAGCCGAAACAGAATGGCCGCCAAGGATGCAATATCATCAGCGTTGTGCCGAAAAACTTTGTAGAGTGGATCAGGATTCCCCCGTCTGATGTAGTTGAAATAGGCATAGGGTACCTCTTCACCCGGTAGATCGTCATCACGACGGAAACCGAGTATCTTTCTCTCTAACGTCTGAAGCTTGCAGTCTTCCAGTGTAAGCCCCCACATCTGGCGGCTCGGGTGGAGTAGGTCCAGGTGATTCAGTACCGTAAAGGGACTTTGCTTCCGTTTAAGTATATAGCGCGTCTCCAGCAGTGGGATGTCAAAAGTCTTACCGTTAAAAGTTACGACAGTATCAAACGGCCGGACAAATTCTATCACTAGCTCCAGCATCCCTTCTTCCACGGCATGCGAGTCGGCAAAGAACTGCTCGATACGAAATTGATTGCGGTAGAAATAGCCGATACCGATCAGGAAGGGAATGGTGCCGCCGCCACCAGCCAGACCGGATGTTTCCGTATCGACAAAGATGGTCTTGCGCCAGTCGAAACGGGACGGCTGCGGGAATTTTCCCCAACGGGAAAGCCACCTGTCCGAAATCTCACTCAGTGAGAGTAGCGGCACATTGCCATGAGCAGAGTCTTTCGGATAGCGAACCTTAGCAATAAAGACATCGCCAAAATGTGTGTTGACATACTCTCCATTCACAAATTCATGCATTGCGCGCCTGGCGCGGGAGAAGGAATCGTCAGGATGAAGTTTATGATTTGTTCCCGGGCGGAGGTAGAGTCGAGTAAGCGTATCACGCAGAGACGGGCGGCGGGGCGATTTCTCTTGCGAGAGCTGCTGAAGTTTATCCTTCAACTGGTGCAATTTACGGCATCCCTCTCTCTTTCATCAGTTCAAACAGTTTATGATTCGCCCTCCGGAAAGCATAGTCGGCTGCCTCTCAATCCAGCAACGGTAATACGGAAAGACCGTCTCCACCTGAGTCTGCTACAGCATTACCTCAGAAATCTAGATTCTGTACGGATCCATTTCACCGCGCCACGAGAGAAGGCGGCTTAAAGCAACTTCGGTATCCTCCACACATCATCCAAATAGTTTCGAACAGCCTGTGATGTGACCCAGCCCCACCACCGCTTGTCTGTTTCAGCTCTCATCTTTTCCTGTGTCTAACTCCTCTTCACATGGTCGAGATGTATCATCAACCAACTCTTTGTATCTTACAATGATTGTTTTAACTCAGCCTCAACAGCTCCTTCGACAGGCTCCAGAGCACTCCTTCCAGAGACTCTCTGATCACTTCCTGTTCCTCATCTGAAAGCTGGTTTTCGATTCTTTCACTCAGCGCGGCGCTCCGCGACTCGAGTTGACTCAGCACTTCTTCTCCCGCATCAGTCAGAAACACTCGGTTCACTCTACGATCACTCTGGCTCCGCTTTCTCTTTAGAACTCCTCTCTTCTCGAGATTATCTATCAACCGCGTCACGGTACTGTTGTCGAGACCCAGCTTCTGCGCCAGCGTCGACATATCGATGCCGCCGTCGGGGATGGAAAGGAGGATGAAACACTGGGAGAGAGTCTGCCCTTCCTGACAGATCTGTTTTCTGTGAAGGGCGTTGAGGGTGAGGGTCAGTTCTGTAATGAGTTCGTCAAATTCCATGATTGTATTCTACAAGTAATATATAATCAGGAAGCTTCTCTCACAAGGCATCAATTACCGTTTTGAGCTTTTCAGTATGTTCCGGCGTCGAGCCGCAGCAACTGCCTACAATCTTAACACCGAGATGGAGGGCGCGGCGCATCTGATCAGCGAACTGTGCTACAGAATAGACCTCTTCCATGTGACCTTCCGGCGTCGGCATGGACTTACCGAGGTTGGGATACAGCCCCACCGGCAAAGAGGTGGAAGCGAGGAGATGGGTAACGGCATGGACGG
This is a stretch of genomic DNA from Candidatus Neomarinimicrobiota bacterium. It encodes these proteins:
- a CDS encoding ribonuclease H-like domain-containing protein — protein: MHQLKDKLQQLSQEKSPRRPSLRDTLTRLYLRPGTNHKLHPDDSFSRARRAMHEFVNGEYVNTHFGDVFIAKVRYPKDSAHGNVPLLSLSEISDRWLSRWGKFPQPSRFDWRKTIFVDTETSGLAGGGGTIPFLIGIGYFYRNQFRIEQFFADSHAVEEGMLELVIEFVRPFDTVVTFNGKTFDIPLLETRYILKRKQSPFTVLNHLDLLHPSRQMWGLTLEDCKLQTLERKILGFRRDDDLPGEEVPYAYFNYIRRGNPDPLYKVFRHNADDIASLAAILFRLWEAIKASEDEQTPQIHFSRGKILNRLGEKRRAVESFKRAREGVLSSSGKLQVSSHLSMLHKSEGRWRDAEALWLEMIEEPAPFHLLPYVELAKYYEHKTKDMRRAKKIVESCLGRIPEHRMREIDELNNRLSRLVRKIEKRELLKL
- a CDS encoding MarR family transcriptional regulator, which codes for MEFDELITELTLTLNALHRKQICQEGQTLSQCFILLSIPDGGIDMSTLAQKLGLDNSTVTRLIDNLEKRGVLKRKRSQSDRRVNRVFLTDAGEEVLSQLESRSAALSERIENQLSDEEQEVIRESLEGVLWSLSKELLRLS